Part of the Haliotis asinina isolate JCU_RB_2024 chromosome 8, JCU_Hal_asi_v2, whole genome shotgun sequence genome is shown below.
TGAATGCTGATCTGCCTTTGACAGCACAATCAACATATAGGATGCACACATTTTCTGAATTGATAAATATTGAATAGGCAATTTCTTTTGGTTTGGAAATTTTAATTTGAACAAATGCACACTCAAGGGTGGCCCAAGCACTGCTTCAGTTATACTCCTGTTTGGATAACAATGTTACGATGCTCACAATAACAAGGTGAATACCAAGATGATGAATGCCCTGGAATTCATATCAAACTTTTCGTAAAGTTTGTTGATGCTTATTTTCAAAAGACACTGAATGAGATATGTTGATATGGATGAGTGTCTCACATGCACCTACAATTTAGAAGCCTCATCACTGATTTGCTGAACAAGCACCTGTCACTAATTCCTCacatgtcctcagatcttcatgaAATTAGGTAGAGACTGCTGTCTCCCTAAAAAGATATAATAAATCACTTCcagtaatgtttttgttcttgGAATAGATCAAGATTTATCAGTGCTGTCTTTCTATGGTAGTACTATAAATGTACCTGAAAGGAAACTTACCCTCGCATGTAATGCCCTGGCGTTGCAGGCCAACCAACAAGGAGGTGCAATGATTGCACTTGTAAGGGGTACTGAAAGACTTGACAATAAACTTATGAGCTTTAGGGTGAGGCAGGGGCTTGCCCTGGGCGGGGCTGGTGTTGTTGGAGTAGGGCTTCTGAAACACTGGCTCGTACGGTTGTGAGAACGGCACAGCATCACGAGTGAGGGATGACTCCGGGGTGTCTCCTGCCTGCAGGTCTGACCGGGAATCTGTCCGCGAGTCTGTCCGTGATGCTGTGTCCTCACTGTCATCACCTTGTTCACTGTCTATTGAAATCTGCTGCAATCAACAAAAGGTCAGGTTAATTATCTGTGCTCAAAATGGCTTCCTGTTTCCAAACAACGATCCAAACATAATGCAGTTTGTACTCTTTAATGATGTCTAAAATCTGTTATTTGTACCAAACATATTAGAAACCAATAGAAACTAATGGAAGTGTAACACATAGTTTGCCATTAAAACAATATCCTTCAACTTGCTCAAATGAACTGTATTACAGATTCCGAACAACCAAATAATGTAAAGTATTCTTTCAGTATATCCCTGAAGTTGTGTACTTACATCCATGTTGAATGTGAAACGGTCGTTGAAATACTTAAATAATCCCGGTTCTCTACTATCATCCCCTGtaaagaaatgcaacacacaaGTTACCACTTCAGAAATGACAATTAAGCCTATCTTTAATTGACTGAATGTTAAAAGACAGAATCACCTTCATTGTGTTTCAGGGCAGAGAATCACAAAGGATACGATTACATTAGGATTTACATCTCATGTCAAAAATACTATGTTGTTCTGGATTAAGACTGCATACAAGACTTTTGTCACTAACACACTATCAGGTGGCCTGGAAACAACTCCAAATAAGTCAACAGCCTGTCAGGCTATCTGAGATGGTCTGTTTACCTCCATGAAGGCCTGTTCGTTTCCTATTTAACACTTAGTATTCCAAGAATATGACAATGTCctgaactgtaaataatccagcctAGACCAGAGGTCaatgtcaaaatatttgtaCCTAGGATATGACATTAATCATTGAAAACAGAGGAGTAacaaatgattgatattatgaacaatcTCCAATTTTCAGGGTACAATGGAACACAATGATCCAAGCCTGACTACCTCATCCACTGTCCAACCTTGGACAAGGGCCTAGATCACTAATGTCCTATTCTAACCCATAATTCTTCCAACTCCACGGATCCGTGTCCCCACCCATATGCTGAGCATCTACATGGCTCCTATAAGGTGTACTCACATTCTTTAGGTTGGCTCTCTTGTTGTCTCTGTATTTGCTCCCTGAGCTCTTCATTCTCCCGCTTCAGCTCAGCAATCACGCTGTCCTTCTCATGGATCTTACTGGCAATGGAAAAATGTGCAACTTTAGCTTTCCTTTTTAGTTTCACTTACCAACTAAAGTACCAGCTATTTACTTTTCAGTAATGTAGAGCAGATAAGAGTTAAATGAAGAGGAAATATGTGCTTGCTGACATTATGACATGCTGACACCCCATTCTAAGAATAGTAGAACACATAAGATATTACTTTGATTTGGGTTTCTTTTATCAAAACCTTGAAAGTGTAAGTTCATTAACTACAAGCTCTAGCGAATGAATAGTCAAAATTTTTTAAACTACTGCAAATCAATGTATCTTTGTTTGAAAGTCAAGAGCAAAATCAGTGACATTTCAAATCAATAAAATGACATATCACAACGCAGGAAAGCAATAATACCCTGGGGATGGGTTGTGGTGGGGGTTGTGTGTTGGCAGGCCAAGTAATATAGAATTAATTTGAGACACAGCAATGCTGTaatccaacaaacacacaattcCACCTCTATACTTACCTTCAGCTTATTTCAGGAATACATACTCCAgggataaaaaaaaatatatcttaaGTGCTGGAGTGAGAACAAAGCTTACTTCTCATTGGACACATTCTCTTCCTTGATGCGAGTGAGCTGTTCACTGATCATGGTCTTGGCTTGGATCTCACTCTGGAGGCTAGACTGGAGGTTAAGAAGCTCCATCTTGTCCAGACGTTGAGACCTTCGGTTCCTCCATCGCTGGCCTCGGGACTGGATAACACAGAATGTTGTTAATATTCTCAATGCAGTGTTCAACATAAAGGTATTGGAATCCCACAACACCAGCAGAATTGAGGCCCCATTCAATCTCTAGCAAtgacaaggatctctggaaactTCCATGCTTACTGACTGACATACACtggactgtgttttgtttgttagttctttgcctaatgccacactcagaaaCATTCCTGTTGAATTATTTCTCCCATTCATTAAAGTATTGAGCAATGAGAATACTGTGGGACCATAAACTGGGTGAATTATCCCTGGACATGTCAACCCACCACAGCGGAAGCGAGGAAAACAACTTACCGGGTCATCACCAGACACACCCATCACCTTCAGGTTCTCCAGTTCTTCTGTCATCTTAGTGGCCAGAGCTTGCAAATAGCCTCGAGCATCCTTCTCATCACTCACCCTGCACAAAATACAGTCACATTTCACACCTTTCTACCCAACAACCGATATCTACATTAATCATCTCTTCCTACACacatacagaaatatttctagctattttgtttttcacagaaAAAGTGCTATGGTCAATTTTTTTCAAGTAAATATCTAGTGATTTTGCAAAGAATATAGTTGGAAAGGATTATTAAACTATTACTACTTATATGAATCGAGCAGCAGCACCAAGAAAAGACATCATTCAATGAATCAGTTATGAGCTCAGACAGCGCTCTGTCTTTAGACTGCCTCTGCATCACCACAAGCAATGATATCTCATTTGTTTTAGTATGCAGCAGTCAGTGATATTTGAGGCATCATAAATACTAAATGTCAATCAATGAGGTACATAGGCCTCGGCAACCCATCAAACTAAGTGGTGATGATCCAGGTATTGTGAGGTACATACCACTTGATGATCTCTGAGATCTGTGCCTCCCACTGAGCTACTGACTCCCGTTTGTCATAGATATCCCGAATCTCCTCTTCCAGCTGAGAACGTTCCCGTATGTGGTTGTCAATACGATTTTGATACTGAAAGGATAAGTGTAGATCATTTGTGTGTGGTCTGACACAAAGATTCATAACCTCCTTTACAAAACATCTGAATTCACCTTCATAAATACTCTCTTGTAATTAATCACAATGGGTGGGGATAAAGGTACTGATTAATCAAATCGAAGATGTAGACACAAATAGGTATGATTGAACAATGGCAGATTCTCTCCTCTTACAGTCAGTTACCTCCATTGATAGTGGGATCAATAGACAGCAATTAGAATgtcaatataatataataataacattTCAAATAACAAGCCTTACCGAGTGCACCTCATCCTTGAGTCTGTCCACCTCATTGCTGAAGGCCTTACTCCTCTGTTCATGCATCTCAGCCCGCTGCTTGGACTTCTGGAGCTGTTCCTTCAAATCATCCACAAGCTGCTGAGATACCTTTGACTTCAGGTTAGTCATCTCATGTTGGAGCTCACTTCGCTTAGCTTCTGATTCCTTCAAATGGTACTTAATGTCACATAGTTCCGTAGAATATTTAGAGGAAACTCTTGCTAGTTCTTCTTCCCTTTCAACATCCTTTCTTTCTACTTCAGCTTTCAACCTGAAACAAAGACAGAAGATAATTATGAGGTAATTCTGTGGTATTTTCATGAAGGCATTAAGCTGGCCAAGGTGTGATTGCTAAAAACTGGCTGACTTACTTGTACAAATATCTAAGTGTGAATTATTTACACAATAGACTATAGACGAAATTCTTTCTTCATTAAAAGAGCCTAAAAACCTGAGATCTTAGAGAAAAGACATGAGTAGAATTTGTTACAAATCTGAATAGTTAGAAACAGAAAGTACAACTCTTACCTAGTGATCTCCTGAGTTAGTTCTAGATTTGTAGAACTGCTTGAACGACCCATCTGTCTACGCTTGATGTTTTCCAGCTCTTGTTCTAAATCCGAAGCATACTGCTCTGCTCTTTCTCGTAACCGTTTTTCCTTGCCAGCTTCAGACTTGGCCTCATCAATCTGGTTCTGAGCCTAAATATACCGAAGTGTAAGAGTTTAAAGAACTGTTCACAGCACACACAAAACAACTATGCATTCAGCTTGATGAGACTGATTGTTTCCTAAGCTGATGCCTGAATATTCCCCATCAGAATTTGGAACAATGCTGAAAGCAgcgttaaaaaacaaaaacaccaccATACCTCACTGATGAGTTTCTCCAGCCTCCTTTTCTCCAATCGGATACCATCCAGCTTTGACTTGTAATCTTCCGTCTCTTCCTCCTTGTTCCGTGCCTCTCGTGTCAACTCCTTCACCTTTGACTGAGCCTTCAACAATCTATAACAATGTTCACATGAAAGAGTTTTTTttacaaataaacccattctCGTTTACTCAACCTTCAGCAATTCTGCTTCACGTTCATGCCATATAATAGTAACAGGCAAGTCAGGTTAGTTCTGTCTATGTGTGCAGCGATCTGTGGATAATTAATCCCATTATGGTTTCAATTTAGGATTGTTTATTAACAACTCATTCAGACAGCTAATGTCTCTGTGTGAAAGATTTTGGTAATTCCCTTCATGACACATGGAGGCATGACATGGTCATGAATTGTGGCAAAAGCACAACAGACATGAGTAAATCATAAAATTCATGAACAGTCACCACATGATCCGGATCAAGTTAACCTCCCCTCAAATGACTTAACCATTGGCAACAATGGGATTTGTGTTAATTTTGTCATATAGAAATTTTAGATACCACTTTCAAACCCAAGTATAGTTTTCACAAAACCCATCAGACCAACATTATTAGCTTCCCATGACATAACATTAGTTTTAGCTCTGTAATCATCCTTAACAAGATATCATTTCTATCAACACAGGGTCTCAAAAGCAGCATTCATAAAACATTTCCTGCATCGACTTAATGACTATGGCATAAGTCAGATCTTTAAAAGCAGCAGAAAACAACTTTAGTTTAAACATTCACAATTTTAAATGTTTGGATAACTTTTTTAATTGTGAACAAATTTGAAATCATTAAAAATCACTCACGAATCATTGGTACTTGTATACTGTTCCATGGCTAGTTTCTGTTTCGACAAGGCGTCCTTGAGTTCTCTCCCTTGGGTCTTGTACTTGTCTCGCCAATCTTGCAATTCCttacaagacaaacatgaaacaatCAATTGCATGCAGCAATCAAATCTACTTTCATTGGAAAATACTGACTTCAATATCTATGCAAAAGGCACAGAATGAACTACTATTACTAGGTATCATCAGTCTGCAGAAACAGTCCatgtacaaaccttttcgaatGCAGCTTTCTCTTCATCCAGTAACTTTAATTTCCGTTCAACTTCTTGCTTTGagtcaaacatttttttcagatctTGTTCCAAAAGGCTGACCTCCCCTTGTGATTCTGGAAAAGTTTTTCCACATAAATCCAACCTTTTCACCAGCATTTCACTTGCACATATGCAATCATAATCCTTTCAGAACTGCATAATCATATATGGTATGATTCGTTTCCTTATGGTCCAGTGACAACTAGCAATATTGCCTATCTGTGACAACTgtcacatttacataaaatccaACATTTGAAACTGCAATGATCCTCATCTTCAGGGTACACTGACCTGCCTTCAACCTAGAGAAGGACCCTAACCTCTCGATCAGTTTGTCCACTCCTTACAACTAGCAATGTGcaagttaagttttacgccgcttttaacaatattccagcaatatcagggaggacaccagaaatgcacttcacactttgtacccaaatggggaatcaaacctgagtcttcaTTAGGATGggtgaatgttttaaccacaaggctacctaaCCAACCAAAAGAGTGCGCTAGGAATCACTTTTACTCTCCATAGGTTAAGGACCTATTATCAAAACATACTGAATGATGGTGTCATACCTGCAACAACCCTGTGTAAAACTGCCACCTCTTCCTTCAGTTGCCGCACTTCATCGTCTGACCCTgaagctgctgctgctgccacacCATTGATGTCTTGTGTTGTCCGCAACTCATTTATTGTTGCAGTTGTTTCTGTGCGAATGAAACAAATATAGTCTGTGGTGGTGGAATGATATATTTATGCTCTAATGTACAAAGTTCCATAAAATTCTTTAGGAAAACACTACAAATCATAATCAGTACCAGTTaattcaaaattgaaaagcATCAGAATTCAGATTTGCAACACATTTATCAGTCCTTATTCTACTGGAACTTTTGTTTAGATCCTGCAAGTGGGAGAGGGAGTGAAAGGGGTCATAGAACTTTTCAAAAATTACTCCAGCCTTACCATGGCTGGTGACAATCTGTCCCCATTTGTCTTATCAACGTCAAAGTGGGGCATCAACCGTAGTAAATGGCACTTGGCAGGCTACCCAAATACCATTCCACTGTCATAGCTGTGATACTTTATTTTCTGGGGTGCGCAAATGACTCACCATGAATTTTTATCATTAAGTCTTTGTTTTCTCTTTCTAGGTTCCTGATCTTTCTCTCATATGTTTCCACTAAAGCACCATCCACTTTGTCACCATTCGTTCCCTCGGGATCAATTAGACACGCTACATCAGACAGTTTACTGAAGAGAATGAAACAACATTAATACACAATCCTTGAAGctttttaattcttttaaccATCACACTTTCAAATCTCAACAGAAATTTTAAACATCATATGTTTGGTACAGTATGTCAATGTGACTCTTAATAGATACAATTCCTTTACTGGGTATTCATGAGCAGACACATTAGTGTAAAAGCAGCATGTAGAGAAATGTACTTACGACTTGCGTGTAAATGAGAAACCAATGAAAGGCAGGTGGTGTCCTTTAAATGCTGTGTAAGTTGCTGGTGGGACTGTGTCCTGCAAACAAAGGCATACAAGTACTGGCGTGATCTTTTCTCAGCCTCCACATATCTGGGGTTGGCATAAAACTGCAATGAGTGAGTTCTACACTGCtttaaccaatattccagtaatatcatggtgaGGGACACTCATTGTACCAATGTCAGGAATTGAAACCAGGACTTCTGtttgacgagcaaacacttccACCACTTTTCTAACCCACTTCCCCTCTTACAATTGTACAACTGCAATAACAACAGTAAATGTTAATAATGAAATAAGATTGTTCTCAGCTCCAATATCCGGGCAATGGTgaatatttaaaggtcacatgcaacgtaaaacacaactttgcagattctggtacctttcggtatgcacttaccgaaacaaatcataaaaaatgccaattcaacctataaaagttgaaaaaaaacgcgatgaaaaaaaagcccgcgaaatcggagttcaaacgtttcactaaattccccccagcgctggggggaaaactggtttcaactgctgtgttgcgctgcgtccatgacgcatgcgcagtgaataggttcgcgctgcatgaaacagtatgcatgcccagcatctgaggtcgtgagcagtagtctaatcttggatgtgtacacaaacaagtaattaatctactcgttacgtaaaacaacttgttgattgtggtaagcagtctctgtcacagagaaagctcaatgtctggtttattgacacctatatgtctgcctgcctgtctgctaaagacaacatgcaatacacagcttcaatcattgaccacgtgcaatttgaacttaacacctatcagactatacgacataaagaaaataagttgatttatgactcgtgcacccgagtcccgtgtctgccacattatgtaattaggcacgtgtgatacacatgacgtttttatgtctgtgggttacaaacaaactacattcattttttcggatgactggatctggcggaaactggtgcaaactcttgtcagtttcaagtcctgctttgtacttggacgaatgacagattccagccacgcagtagtttactatctctactgacatgattttttattggatcgagcgcaaatttagagaacatgtattttccaaacccaacatctctatatacattcttcatggataacgacttcttttcgtgtgtatgattttgtttgacaacagtatatgaatccatactgaaacgacgcatcaagtacacaaaaagaagttgttatccataaagaatcttactttcttgtgactggctatacttctaaaatgcccatcaaacagatcatctttctgtacacaaaatgaaccctcagcatatcagcaaatgaaacagccaatcggaagccgtcgttacgcttgaatgcatatccacccgctatgactgggttcagtttcccgagggcttcgtttcgggggaagtaagcccaagtacaaaatattgcacttttgaaccgcgattgtatgcttacaatagtgtttatttgtttttttaaaagcagcaatgtatattatatgtcatgaataagtgataaatgtgttttaattatgtttgattttttggttgcatgtgacctttaagcatcCATAACTGTGACATGACCATCACTAACTGGATTATATCAACAATACAAGTATTTTGTGTTTGGTAATAAATTTCCAACATCATCATACTATTGGCATCCACTTCAACTTCTGAATTTTCAGCAATGTAATGTCCTTCACACTTGGAGCGTCATACTTAAGAGACTGACCTGAGACGATCTGTGTTAGCATCAATCTTTAGTAACCTATGCCTGTTGTGAGGGGCAACtaacaggtggtcaggctcgctagcttggttgatacatgttgtATCCCCACTGCATAGATACTAAtcctgttgattactggattgtctggtccagactgcattatttacagatcagtGCCAATTAGTTTCATATTGCTGCATGTGGCAGTAGACTAACCTCTCTCAACTGCTGAAGTGGTAAAACTTCAGgccaacagtatgagcatccaTTAATGTACTAAGGTTTATTTCCTAACTGGTCCTTTACATTGGAGCCATCAGAAATAACAGGtttactttttttatttttttggtttTAACACAATAAACATAGAAGGAACTAACAACTTCAAGCCATGCTATACATACAGCCTCGAGTAGTGTGTACAGTGAACTTACTGTATGCCGAAAATCTGTGTCGTCTACATCAAAATTGGAAGTGTCAGTTGGACTCGAGACTTCAGGCTTGTAAGGGGCCTCCACTGTGAACAGACCATGGATTTTATTAGACATACACATGAGAATGGTTGCTACAAAGTATTACTAGAAACAGAATAAGTACTACTAAACTTCTGTTAGAGAGCATGTAGGTGGATATTGAACACATATAGTTTAAGTATCCTCATCAAATGCCAAGCAGTGTAATATGACAAAGAGTCTGGTCTCAGTATTGGAAAACCAACAATAATTACCACATATCAAAGACAAATTCACAAGCTTTGCACGGTGGGGACGGGGGTTGATTAGTGGTGTTCCAATTGTTGAAATAAACCAAGATTAGTCGCAgtgacacaaaaaaaacaaaaacaagaggTCCCATATTCTCAATCAAAAACACAAATTTTGTCACTAGTGTCTTAAgtgattgaaacacttgacaatgGAACATATCTCAGAAGTTGCCATGGCCAGAAACACGTTTAATTCTTAGAAGTTGCAAGTTGCATCATTTCACATTAGATGTGAAAGTTACAAATGAGATTTGCATAGtttttaataaaacaaaaaaatcagaGAAACAACTTATACTAATCTACAACAACAAATTGACAAGGAATGCGAACCTATTTATTTTCAATGATTGCACATTGGTAATGAACCAATTTccaattgtgagatttcaaccaattcccaacactaatgATCATCAAACACTGGATGTAACCAAACGGTAGAGCTAGCTACTTACTGTCTCTAATGTTGTTCCAGTCAATGCCACTAAACCAGTTATGATTTCTGAAGTCATCAAGTCCGCCTTTGCCGAACCTCTTGTCTGCACTGCAGATAAGCTGCCTTATTAGATCCTTGGCTTCTTgagatacatcatctacatcTGTTGGGAACTCAAACCTTGTCTGAAAGGAACAAAATagatttttacattttaaacacaTAATCGCACTGGTGGCACTAACAGTTGGTCTCTCATAGTTCACGCTCACAGACCCATGATGATACAATGTAAAATAGGTcatcatcaacccatgcttgccacaaaacgcgactatgcttgtcataagaggcaaccaaTGGGACAAAATGGTCAagatcgctgactttgttgacacatgccaacactcagatcaatgctcatgctgttgatcactggttggacaagacttgattatttacagaccactaccatatagctggaatattgctgactgcggtgaAATACTAACCTCAATCATTCATCCgaataaacatttatcaactgTATTCTAACTGCAAAAGTACTATCATCTACAGAAGTACAGTACATCCTGGTTATAATTCCACAATTTGTTCAGGAGAAAATATGGCATTACATCTAGAATGGCATTATAACAAGGCAGAACAATTGGAGGCCCTATGCAATGAACAAGGTGACTGAGCTGAAGTATTTGTACCTCTCAAAGAAGGTAAAGAACACCCCATTGATTAATATCACTTTGGATAATATGGCATGATTAACTATTTTAACATGAACAATGACCCATTCATGTGTGTAGTATATTTACTGCCAATAATTAAATCACTGATCAGCGTTTGGTTCCCAAACCTTGTTGTTTATTGTGAATGAATCTGTACTTACTTGATGGTTCATAATCTTGCCGTATGTCTCCACCAGGGATTCAGCATAGAATGGTGTCTCTCCATACAACatctcatacatacacacaccaagagaccaCCAGTCACACTCGGGGCCATATTTACCATGGCCATCCTCCATAGCCTGGAAACAAATACACACTGTCAAAAACTCATACCATAAGATAATCCTGCAGTTTCAAAACTGAGTGAattaatatatattgttttgataGTCCACATAAACATAGCTACAAAAATAACAGACTAACACAAAGTATTCTTAAACCTCTGTTGACATTTCTATGGAGATATCTGTTAAAAGATATACAATCTATGATAATAAACGCTTTGACTGTCTATGGTAATCAAAGATGATATACCTGTGCTATCATACAATCAGCTCATAAATTGTTTCACATAGAACAAGCTATCAATCAGGAAGtaaatataaatgtcagtgtgtAATTGTAAGGAAGAAAAGTAAGTAGGTCACATCACTTAACAAGACTCTTGTACTTTTGGtgtaaaacaatgtttcaaTTCATCTCTAAGTAGCAGTTGATAGTTAGAAACTGATAATCCTTGCAAGAATAACACATTTCTGGCTTAACCATCCCCAGTTTGCCACCTGGTCTAGTAAGTCATATTTGGCAGTCATGCAATTTGGAACCAGATATAGTTCTTGAATTTAAGCTTGTCACCAGAAATCTGGAGTAGTATGGGCCCCTTCTCATATATTGCAAGTTATGTGCAAAAGGGAGACAAACCAACAAAGTACAAAAAGTAGCACCTTACAAGCCCTGTTGTAAAGCTAATGCACTGCTACAAAGAAGTCATGAGGGCTGTTTCAATGTACACAAAAATTGTTGGTATACTGTACTTTTCCAGTTGTAGAAGCTCACAACTTATTGATAGTATATGCCTAGATTTTGGAAGTTAATGGGCTATAATACTAAATATTAAAGGTCTAGATTTAGGAAATGGACTCAAATATGCTGCTCAAGGCCTCTGAATAAAAGATAAACACATGTGACATACTCTTAGGATTTCCGGTGAGATGTAGTCTGGCGTCCCGACAGCTACTGAGGACTGCACTGTTCCATCAGCCATCAGCTTGAGACATGACCCAAAATCAGCTAGCACTATATGACCACTTCTATCAAGAAGCACATTGTCGGGTTTGATGTCTCTATGTACATAATGAAGTTTATGAAGGGAGTCTATAGCAAGGaccatttcagcaatatagaACTTGGACATGTCTTCTGGAAGGCGGTCTTCAAACTTGCTGAGTAATGTGAGCAGATCTCCACCACAGTAGTAGTCCATAACAAGATACTGCAAGGAAGAAAAAGACGGTGAAACAGCAGAGTCAGTCACTCTAGCAAGTGAAGGTCTGTTGCAtgaacattccagttatatcagaATAGTCAGCAAATAACAGTGCCTGGACCAGAGAAGTCCAAGGTTACTAGAATAAGCAATGACCTGTAATGTCAGGGTAAGAATCATCCTGGATACACACTGTAATCAACCAATTGTCATTTAACTCAATCCTCACAGAAATTAAAACAATGGTGGATATTGTAATAATTTTGCAATAATTTGAACGACCAATTCTATTGTCACATAATAAGGGGTAATGGACTACAAGTGTGCATATGCTGTGGTAGTCATAAATGAAAGCTTGATATAAAATAAACACTGCATCATTTACATCTATTGCGAAAGCCCGGGGGATACAGGTTACAGGCCCTCTGAGACTTGGAGGATACACAAGTACTAATACACTTTTGACCAACCAAGAAACAAAATCACTGACTGCCTGGGATCAAAACCAATGGTTGAAGATGACAGAACATCTAAGAGCTCAGCTCAACACAGTAATTGTGCCATTTTCGATGACACTGTTAGCCATGACCAAGCCAAAAATGAAGCTGCTGTTCAAGAATTGTGAAAAATGGTTAAAAACCTATCTCAATATACCTAGTAAAAAAAAATTTAGCTTTTAATGAAATTTCAAAAGTCTTTCAAAACAACTAGTCCTTACACCTTTTcattaactctttcaa
Proteins encoded:
- the LOC137295077 gene encoding serine/threonine-protein kinase MRCK alpha-like isoform X2, producing MSAEERLKALEQLYLQGASASDGYTVSVETLLDVLVTLYDECTNSTLRKEKNISDFVEFAKPIVGKIKTCRLHRDDFDTLKIIGRGAFGEVAVVKEKHTDQVYAMKILNKWEMLKRAETACFKEERDVLVYGDRRWITNLHYAFQDEHYLYLVMDYYCGGDLLTLLSKFEDRLPEDMSKFYIAEMVLAIDSLHKLHYVHRDIKPDNVLLDRSGHIVLADFGSCLKLMADGTVQSSVAVGTPDYISPEILRAMEDGHGKYGPECDWWSLGVCMYEMLYGETPFYAESLVETYGKIMNHQTRFEFPTDVDDVSQEAKDLIRQLICSADKRFGKGGLDDFRNHNWFSGIDWNNIRDMEAPYKPEVSSPTDTSNFDVDDTDFRHTDTVPPATYTAFKGHHLPFIGFSFTRKSKLSDVACLIDPEGTNGDKVDGALVETYERKIRNLERENKDLMIKIHETTATINELRTTQDINGVAAAAASGSDDEVRQLKEEVAVLHRVVAESQGEVSLLEQDLKKMFDSKQEVERKLKLLDEEKAAFEKELQDWRDKYKTQGRELKDALSKQKLAMEQYTSTNDSLLKAQSKVKELTREARNKEEETEDYKSKLDGIRLEKRRLEKLISEAQNQIDEAKSEAGKEKRLRERAEQYASDLEQELENIKRRQMGRSSSSTNLELTQEITRLKAEVERKDVEREEELARVSSKYSTELCDIKYHLKESEAKRSELQHEMTNLKSKVSQQLVDDLKEQLQKSKQRAEMHEQRSKAFSNEVDRLKDEVHSYQNRIDNHIRERSQLEEEIRDIYDKRESVAQWEAQISEIIKWVSDEKDARGYLQALATKMTEELENLKVMGVSGDDPSRGQRWRNRRSQRLDKMELLNLQSSLQSEIQAKTMISEQLTRIKEENVSNENKIHEKDSVIAELKRENEELREQIQRQQESQPKEWDDSREPGLFKYFNDRFTFNMDQISIDSEQGDDSEDTASRTDSRTDSRSDLQAGDTPESSLTRDAVPFSQPYEPVFQKPYSNNTSPAQGKPLPHPKAHKFIVKSFSTPYKCNHCTSLLVGLQRQGITCEVCGYSCHVHCMKKAPDVCPVPSDLMTKRPAGVNVERGLGTAFEGFVRVPRLGGIKKGWQRQYMVVCDFKLFFYDMLSDKNIPNEVVQEVLDMRDERFSASSVSPSDVIHANKKDIPQIFRVTTTELNSPFSEHIVLLLAEDEREKERWLTVITQLHGILKNNDKLPRTAVYQAQEVCDNSLSLVKNTMSSTILDSSRIVLGTEEGLYILDLKRDHLTRVGDRGDKKIFQLEIVPQEHSVIYIGGRQKNIKILHVSALEGKDCDSVKIVETKGCQTFCTGLIRQGTVTCLCVAIKRTIQVYEVNKTRVRYRKLKDIQVPGHVEFVDMMSERLCVGYPSTFAIYTVQGDGAPMTLVNTEDHSLEFLVRNPVKSLMAIELPSKEYLLVFNILGVYVDSTGARSRAQELLWPAQPDAVSYSEPYLACYTENSVFIYDVNTSEWVQTINVKKCKPLCKDGSLCIFSGVDSQHIFYLKDIYAEEDRLLVAELAKMKSGGRNKRRFSFKSREEDHRSSKGSERRNRDISGPITFSHVAHMGPDQVMVPPPPPSQGGDRRSRVISSPINFSHIAHMGPDQGMQVLIDLPKSGGNQSNVGSSSGESEMQRVKSMFQPQLKSIHEAQMRGARPVSSHFNGSAGSRSEGGRPGGVRTMPGAPQDPNSLEKDVFEIVSKSQGSVNTSGSCWSLPTYNNSKS